TTTATCATGTGATATTGATATTATTCTGTCATGCTTGGTGTCAGCTtattgattttcctttttcttttttcttcttcgtctttggaaaaagataatattatgTTTCAGAGAAAGGCCTAAAATATAACTACACAAATTGTTGCGAACTCAAATTTCAATGGAAACTGCATAAGCATCACAAGAGATGGAATCAGAAAGGAGAAGGATGGAGACTTTACAGGCCAAAGCAACTAAAGTACTCTGATAACCAGGAATGATAGGGGCTTGTCAAAGATGGAATCTATCTGACAAAACAATCGATCAAATTATAGAGTCGGCATAAACGTAATCTAACATTAAGTACTCGCCATAATATAGCATACACATTCGACCTGAGATAGCTCTAATTGCTTTtcagaacaaaataaattttagaaggAAGCACTAAAATGGAGAGATGAGCAACGGGAAACATCAATGCTATCAATTTAAGATCACTGTCACTCCATCTTTTCCCATCCGTTCCTGACAAGAAGATTGAGGTTTCACCCCAAACTCAATTAGTCCCCAAAATCACTAAACATCCTATACAGCAATGCTTGATAAGTTTACGGTGTGAAGGCACGATTGTATTACAAGAAACTCCCCGAAACTGGAGGCCCAAACCAGACCATTGCCCCAAGAAAGAAGCCAATAAACTCTAGACTCAACCAACGTCTCACAAAAACAATATTGGGGGGACTTGCAAATTTTGACGCGTCAAAATTTCATGCAAAACTAACATAATAGAGCatatgaaatacaaaagtatcTTGAAAACTACAGTGAAGGAGCAAAGGAAAGAACCTTGCCGGAAGCCTTATTGGATGAAACATGACCCTTCACATCTTTGGAAGGATTTTCCAGTGTAAAATACACATCGTCACCATGAAGTTGCAAGTCTGCAAAAGATGGCACCAGACTCAAATACTAATGCAGTATAGTaacaaatggaaaaacaaCAATCCAATTCGAAATGAATCTTACAATTAGGATTGAGCTTCGAAATAGCCAAAGAAGAGGACGATAATGGATTCacagcagaagaagaagaaggcgaGGGAGTGGAacgaagaaagagagagacgCTTGCTTTGTCGAAGAGGAGAGCTCGAGCCCTAAGTTGTAGCTGGATCTGAGCCCTAGATTTCGAATCGTCCGTTCGCATGAATGTTTCCCATGTGGAAGTCGAAGAGAGGAAGGGCACGAAGTTGGAGTAGTTGAAATCACCAAGCCATGTCCGCCATACGCCAAGGGTCTCGAGTTTTCGAGCTAGCTCATAGCCCCGACCATCGTCGCCGAGGAGAGCCATACCAGGACAAAAGAGACGTCCCGAAAATGTCGAAGCCGACTGTGCCCCGCGTGGCGGCCGCGCaaaatctaaatctaaattaaattttgattaaattacaaatttattcaaCTTTCTAATTTCTGTTAATTTagtcttcaattttattttctaaaacattataaatttacccgacaattaaattacattaaacataaaatttaaattaatcaggattctaataaatacaaaattaataattaataaagacctattaaacttttattcacataaattaagtatttataaccattttatttactattttaatttaaattattttattattaaataaatgaaattttttataaagataaataatgaaatacgTGACAGGAATGACAACAAGGAAGGTTTTTTTTGTCCTTGTTCAATGCATATTTATAGTCAAACTCCCCGtggtaaaaaatatttaatactcaatttattttcttttttaccctCTGTAAGGAATGATTGGcctattattataaaaaaaattaaatatttatttgttgtatttaaataaagtaatgaAATAACGTCACACGATAAGTTATTATAAAGTCTTCCgtcaaataatatttaaaaaataagaaaaaaatatttattttattttatttttcatgaaacttaaCTAATCTTGTTTTTAACCTCCACAAAAGGgactaaaaaagaatattccaAATCAATTTTACGATAGGGTtctcattttctaatttattttcactatattatattaaacaaatggatgaatattgtttaaatttaatcgatttttttatagaataatttaatgaagaaaaaaaaagtcaatgaCAAATCATTCTGAGATCTAGTTTTGCATTTTTAGCccatatttcataaataaataaattaattaattaaaaaaaaaaagcttaaataaaaactcaaattttaaaattttattatgagcAGAATTATTTACctcaataatttattgaaaatatattattaaaaaaaaaaactcaagaaaaTGATGCCAATTGGCAACGAAGAAATGCCTCTAATGGGCCccaccaaaataaaaacagtatttaagaaataagaatgaaaatacTTGGGCGTCCCTGTCAAGGGAGTAAATATAAATGGATGAAGACGACGGGGAAAAAAGTCTTCGCCGGAGCTTTGAAAATCCGCCACAAACTTACGAGGAAAGGTTAAAATCCAAAGGATCTTGCTCTTCAACTTTCTACGAAGGTTTCACTACTCTTAAACCTCCAAAAGACCCCACCGGAAACTTTCCATTTCCTTTTCTACCGGAAGCTCTGGATTCAGCCTTCATTCAACGCTTTATTCAGTTCACCACGAGTTGAGGGAGCCATTGGCAACTCGTTTGCAGCAATCGAAGCCCAACGGATAAGCGCCTCGTTGATAATCAATCAATGACTGGTAAAGCAGACAAGGTCTACGTTGCTATCGGGAATGATCTTCACGATGGATTTAAGACATTGGGGTGGACTCTTGGGAAATGGAAGTCTCAACCGATTTCAATTGTGATTCTTCACATCGCCTATACCAATTCCCAGGAATATGTCTACACTCCATGTAAACACTGCCTGTTCTTCAAATTATGTTTCATTGATTCATCGATATTCGTTCTCCTAATCTTCTTCGTTGATTGCTTATCTCATTTCAGTCGGAAAGCTCCCTGCGAGTTCTGTAAGTGAAGACAAAGTGAAAGTTCTGAGAAAATATGAGCAGGAAAAGATCGATAAGCTACTTTCTAAATATGTAGATTTTTGTGGCAAGGTTTGGTCGTATTTCTTCTCTAGCTAATTGACTCCTGGAAAATTCTTACAATGTCTGATCCCCTTCTTATGGCATTAGGTAAAAGCCGAAATACTCAAGGTTGAGAAATCTGATGAACCTATTCATAGGTTCCTGGTTGACTTGATTTCAGAATTGGGAATCACCAATTTAGTCATTGGTTTTACGTTTATGAAATCTTCATCTTGGTATGCAGAAAACTTCCTAAGATTTGATATTAGATAGGACATCAATTTTTTGCATTGAAACATTTGTGTGTGAATTGTTCTTCTGTAGGAAATCAAAGAATGCAATTAGTGGATCATTTTACATTTACAGAAACAAGGCCAATTCTTGTGAGTTGTTTGTAATATGGGGAGGAAAACAGGTATTTCTCAGAGATGAAAGAATCATGGAAGATGATAAAGGTGTAAGGATCTCTAAAATCAGCAGCAAGCATTCATTCAAAGACTGGCTGGGAAAGATGTTCATGGAAGATCCAATCTATTCCACAGAGAGGATGTTGAGTCTCTCGTCTTCTTCACCaagtagttcaaattccttgaGTTCTCGAAATTATTGGGACAATAATATCCATGAACTAGAGAACTACTACGAGGAATTACTATCGTTGAATTTGCAGGAAGAAAAAGACTGCGAGCAGGATCAAGAGGATGTTCTTGAAACTTCAAGTTCAACCCAGTTCAATATTCTGGATCATCCTGATTCAGATAtggtaaatattatttttcagtcaggaaaacaattaaataatagtTGTTCATCATCTTTTGTGCATTTTAGCATTGAATTTGTCAAATCCACTTTGCTTTCTAGCAACAATGACAGTCAATGGTTTTAAGACTTTGTTCTCAATCTGACATACTGATCATGATATGATACTTTTCAATCTGACTATGAGGAATTGGGTCTTTAAGAATTTGTTCCTAAAAATGTACTCTCATTTACAACCCAGGGAGAAAACTAGTAATGAACTCATTTTGCTATCTTCAATATGGGACTTGATCTGTTACAAGTTCTGTTACTCAAGAACACTGCTGATTGCCTGAACGATGTTGGCAGAATACTGAGGAAAGCATTGAGCATCTTAGGACTAAAATAGAGGAAGCTCGCAAGACCATCCAGTTGATGAAAGATGAAGCAAAGGGTAGTGCTGAAAGGCAAGCTAAAGCAGAGTGGGCCATTAATCTGTGCAGTCAGCGGGTACTATAGGCTGTTTCTTTCCTCTGTTTGATTCATTTCATATTCGCTCTCATAACCATCAAAGTATTCATGATTTTACAGACCGAAGAGCTTGAAGCACAGATAAAAGAAGAGGTTACAATTAGGGAAGAGTTGCAGAAAGAATTAGACCCTGCCAAAGAATGCATTCTTGAAATAGTACGTGATATCGAGGAAAGCAAGAACAGATTAAGTTCACTTCTCGAACTGCAAGCTGAGCTATCAAGGAAGCTCCAAATTTCCACTGCAGGAAAATCGCGTATAGAAGCTCAATTGGAGAAGACAGCGAAAACAAAAGAAGGGATGGTGAGAGAAATCGAGGAGCTGAGGAGACAAAGAGACATTCTTAACCGGAGAATTGAGTTCTGCAAAGAGAAAGATGCCATTGGAATGGCTGAAAGGTCGAGTGAAGTGACTTGCAGTACAAGAGTTTACACGGCTGAAGAGATCAGATTAGCCACCGAGGGCTTTTCAGAACAAATGAGATTGAGTTCCCGGGTGTACAGAGGACGTATCAACCATAATTCAATTGCAATCCAAATGATCGACTCAGGAAATTGTCTGTCAGAAGAAGATTTTCAATCTAAGGTAGCAGATGCCCTCTTTTCAACTGTCTTCAACTGTCAAAAACTATGTTTTCAACTGTTTACTTGCAGGTGGAGCTTTTAAGCCATATCCGTCACCCTCATCTGATTGCCATGATGGGATTCTGCTCCGAGCTCAAATGTATTGTCTTTGATTACATGCATAATGGTAGTTTGAGTGACAGACTACTTCCAACGAACAAAAGATCCAGGAAAATACGCCGCCCTCTCATGTGGCATGACAGAATCCGTATAGCATCAGAGGTATGCTCGGGCCTGAGCTTCCTTCACCAGGCTCAACCTCAGCCCATTTCTCATGGCAACCTCACCCTCTCCAAAATTCTCCTGGACCAAAACCTTGTCGCCAAAGTCACTGGTTTTGGGCTCGCCGAATTGGATGAAGCTGGTGGTATTGCGTTGGACATCCAGGCTTTTGGGGCTCTGCTGCTACATCTGGTAACTGGGAGGAATTGGACAGGGCTGATTGAGAAGGCACTGACGATGGGAAAGGTTGGTATTGTCCAGATTTTAGACGACGAGGCTGGACAGTGGCCGTTGGACTTGGTTGATGGGCTAGTTGATCTGGCTTTGAGATGCGTAACCCCAAATGGTTTAAATTCAGAGCTTAACTTGGCGACAGCCATGGAGGAGATCGATGAGATCAAGGCGAAAGCAGATGATCTAGTGGGAAACGAAGGTGCAAATGCAACTAATGAGGATGTAGATGATGTGCCAAGAATCTTCATCTGTCCCATTTTGCAGGTTTATTGAATTTCTAGATCCCTACGGTCTCTTCGCAGCTTCACTAAGTGGCTACTAACATTCAATGCTTATTATAACCATAGGCCATAACTTATTTACTTTTCTAACAAAAAAGGAATCAAGTTCATAATTATTTGGTGAATTGTTGGTGCAGGAAGTGATGAAGAACCCACATGTGGCAGCAGATGGGTTCTCGTACGAGTTAGAGGCCATAGAAAAATGGATAATTGCAGGACACGATACATCACCAATGACCAACTTGAGGTTACAGCATCCTTATCTCACCCCTAATCACACACTTCGCTCTCTCATTCAAGACTGGCAAAATGAGACCTCAAATCTTTACACTTTAGATTTAGCGACTGATAGTTGAATGTATACTTGAAAATAGACTGATAGTTTgtcccattttctttcttcttccgtTCTCGATTCAATCCTGTAAAACCCAGCGAATGACTCTGTTCATGTTAGATTACAGAAAATTGTCACAAATTCCATCGATTAAACGAGTTAATGGTATCTATTCCATTCCCAAGTGAAACCAATGGCGGAGAGCAACAAACGCCGCAGACTACAAATTCTTAAATCGGATATATTCAAGGATTTGGCAGCGAATACAGTCAACAAGGATTGAAAACATGAACGAAAATGCAAGAAAACAGCCCTAGGTTGGGTTGGTAGCCCTAGAATTACAGACATTGACGGCGAAGAGGAATTTCTATTTTCGAGCTACAGGGGAGAGAAGACGAACCACATACTCTTGGCGGTCACGATACTGCCGTTTCAGGTAGTTCTCGAGAATCTCCATCACAGAGACCAAACGTTTCATTTCCTCCAAGAGGCGGCTGAGCTCCACCTCCCGAGCCCGAACTACAGCCAGTCGCGACTCTGCTTCCGCCAATCTTCCCCGTATATTATCCACGACAGAAGCATCGCCGTTTTCCGGTACGGAGGTTTGGTAGGGGAAAAGGCTATCTCCAAACGAAGATCGGCGATGGCCGTTACACATGGCGATGACTGAAAAATCGCCGGAAGAGAAAAGATTTGCAGCGGTAAATCAGTTCTAGGGTGGGGCTGCATAAAATCTCTGCTTTCTAGCAGTGATATAATGTCATTTGACTTCTCAAATCTTCCGGTCAAACGGACAGAGCACTGGTCAGAAGCTATCTTGTGAAACGACGTCGTCTgcgattattattatttttatatacacAGTAGATAATTCGAACATTAACGGGAGTAAAGTAAATTCTGAGTTTggaatctaaattttttgatTGGGTGGTTTTGCGTAAAGGTTACGCCTATTAATGTCGGAAAGTTAGTGGAACGATGACGTTTTGGTGGGATTATTAAGTTATACCCAGTAAATTTCTCCCAAccattccttttattttatttatttatttttatttttaacaatataTTAGAATGAGGTTccaatttaacatttttcttatACGACACTCAGCCACACGATTTCTCAGTAGGGCTCTTAAATCCAACGGTTCACATTGCAAAGCGATTGGACCCACTTCCATATCTGACTCCGTGCTATTATTAAATGGTTATCAAGGTTGACTTTCTACTTTTACCAACTTGCCTGTATTACAATTTTGAAGGACCGCGTTCAGTGGCGCTTCCCGCATTTGATTTGTTTCCCTaaaccagaagaagaagaagaagcagaagaaaatgGTGTCGGAGGTTGTGGAGTTGTTGAAGGAGAACCTTCCGGTGACTCAGGAGCCTTTTGTTTTGTCCGGTGACGTTAACACTGGCCTCGTCCTCGTTGATGTCGTTAATGGCTTCTGCACCGTCGGCGCTGGAAATTTGGTAATTCCATTCGCTGATTTCTCTTCTCCGTTTCGATCCATGTCTTAATCTGGAAATTACTCCTTGAGATAGAGAGTTCTGATTCGGAATATCATTCgctattgttcttttttttgttttatttttccgATTACTCACTACAGAAGTTCCGTCGGATTTGGTAATGACTCCTTGTTTTTACAGGCTCCGAAACACCATGACGAGCAAATTTCTCAAATGGTGGAGGAATCGGCGAGATTCGCTAAAGTTTTCTGCGAGAAAAAGTGGCCTATATTCGCCTTTCTTGATTCTCATCGTCCTGATATTCCAGAGCCTCCTTATCCTCCTCATTGCATTGCTGGAACCGACGAAGCCAAATTAGTTCCAGGTACCATTTCCTGTACTGATAATCTCCATGattgaatttaaaactatatttccaattttgaaaatctctCGTCCTTGTTTGCAGCCTTGCAATGGCTAGAAAATGAGACGAATGTAACGCTGAAATGCAAAGACTGCATCGATGGATTTGTAGGTTGTTTGGAGAAAGATGGCTCTAACGTTTTCATCGATTGGGTGAAAAATAATCAGATCAAAGTCGTGAGTATTCTGTAACTTTGAATCGGAGATACAATTTGGTCTAATTacgttttcctttttcaattaGAGAAAATTAATCTTTgatctgttttcttctctggaaaaaaaaataaagatctTAGTGCTGGGAATTTGCACCGACATATGCGTGCtggattttgtttgttcaacATTATCTGCAAGAAATCGTGGTTTCCTTCCGCCATTAAAGGATGTGATTATATATTCCGGTGGCTGTGCCACTTTTGATCTTCCAGTTTCTGTGGCCAAAAATTTAGGAGATGCAATTGCTCATCCACAGGTATTCAAATTATTGATCCATCACTGACTTTGATATAAAATGAGtctctcttcttgttctttattAATCGGGTTTTTGTCCCTTCATATGCCCATGCCTTAGTTTTATTGGAGATTATACGACCCTTAGCCAGCGTGGTTGAATTTGCTTTACTTGTCTGCATCCTTGGGATGATAGAATTTTATGAACAAAGAATTTTAAGATTAGATCAAAGAACATTCTAATTCAACAATGTAATGATAATATCTACCGAATGgataagaaaaaggaaaaaacaattGGAGTATATTAATTCtagtccattttttttccccaaatGCTTTCTTGAAGTAGGTCTATTAGGTTCCTGGAAGTCAAAAGTTCGATTATGAAAAGAGTCGAATGTTTGAATGTTTGATTTCGTTTAATACTAGAATCTTGGGGGCATGATAACAAAGTTGAATGTGTTATATCAGGCGCTGATGCACCACATAGGCCTGTACCTGGCAAGGGGAAGGGGAGCCAAGGTGGTATCAGAAGTTTCAATTAAGGCACCCTGAGGAAAGCCACATAGCAAAGTAGCTGACTTGCTCTTTGCCTTCAATAATGTCTTTCCCAATGTAAAATGCAATGCTCAAGATTAAAATGCAACTGTCTTTTATTGATCAAAGTGATCAATCTCTGCTTCAGACAAATACAAAGATATCATATTCTATATTGCAGGCAGTTGATTCATTCTCTTAACAAGTAGAGTACAGTGCTTCAATTACAGCCATTGAAACAGGACATGAACACCGAGAACGAAGCGATCGAAGTATGAGCAACAGTGAGAGGAGGATGAACAAGTTCGTGAGAGATAATTACAGAGCCAcccaagaaatatttcaagGAAATTGGAGAAATGAAACAGTTAAGACTGTCTTATTGAATATATAcataaaggaagaaaatctCCCTTCCAATGGTTTTCCAGACCAAAACTAGGGTTTGTTACCCTATTTCATAAAGTGCTGCTAGTCAAGATGATGCTCTGCCTGCACATTTCAGGCTTTGGAGTTTTGCAGGGAAGAAAGCAACAGTTCCATATGCTTCTGGCTCTCTGCATAAGATAAGATATTCATCAGCAGCAGCAAAACCATTAAAAAGAAAGCCTTCTCTTTTGCATTATCCCTTCATTATTATGATGTAAATACAGAATGAAAAGGTATCATCTTTGGGATAGTGATCTCTCCCtacataatttatgagattGACAGCAAAGAACTCTCACCAAACAGCACATCAAAGAGGAGAAATTTGGCTGTAAATCTATCACCCTACGTGCGACGAGCTGCCACCACGACATGTTTCCTTAGTCCATGATGTTtcattttaatctaaaatccGATGCTTGTCCAAGGACACACTTGGTGACATGATGCTAAAGTTGGGTGATGTTGCTTCCTTCAAGTCATGAAATTTAGTATAGTAACTTATGCGATGCACACGAACGATAACTTAGATACGAGTCCAGCTCTAAATAACTCAATAAGTAAAACTAGTCTCTGGAATGAAAGATCCAAAGAATTATCTTTCCCCAAGGAAGAGATTCAATGACTTAGttgttcttcatttgaaaatcaaaagctTTAAAACCAATTCATGGATCACTACTGCCGAAAACAGCTCCAAAACAAGCCCAATGAATGTGCTCCCAAATTTCAGGAATCATGTCTTAAGAGCCATTCAAGACTTTATCTGCCCATTGCAGCACAAACCATAACATCATGTTCTATAACCTCCCGACCTCACCCCAGTggatattgtctctttggaCTTTATCTGACTTTCTCTTCCAGACTTCTCCTTGAGGTTTTTAGGCAtcggctagggagaggtttccacacccttataaagaatgcttcgttcccctctccaaccaccgatgtgggatcccacaatccaccccctcggGCCAACGTCCGCACACTgcttggtgtctagctctaatactatttgtaatagttcatgCCAccaatattattctttttagactctcttctgggttttccctctttttaaaacgtgcccgttagggagaggtttccacaccctcaccCGTAccatctccaaccaatgtcCACATCTCATGTGCACCCTCAAGATCAACTAAAGAATTACGAAGGAACAAACAAGTACCCTCAAGATCAACTAAAGAATTACGAAGGAACAAACAAGCACCCTCAAGATCAACTAAAGAATTACGAAGGAACAAACAAGTACCCTCAAGATCAACTAAAGAATTACGAAGGAACAAACAAGTACCCTCAAGATCAACTAAAGAATTACGAAGGAACAAACAAGCACCCTCAAGATCAACTAAAGAATTACGAAGGAACAAACAAGTACCCTCAAGATCAACTAAAGAATTACGAAGGAACAAACAAGTACCCTCAAGATCAACTAAAGAATTACGAAGGAACAAACAAGTAAAAATCTCTGTACCTATAAGCAAATAGCCAATATGACAGAAAGCATTCGATAAAAGAACAGTGAAAACACATAACAAATAGAAGGCTGGCCATACCAGGTGAGAACTCAGTTTGAAGATTCTTGATGGCAGCCAGAAGCTCCACATTTGAACACTCCACCACTTCCTTGCAACGATTGCTATACGAAGGCACCAGAACGGCAAAACTATCATCACTCTTAAAGCCAGGACCGTGAGG
This sequence is a window from Cucurbita pepo subsp. pepo cultivar mu-cu-16 chromosome LG19, ASM280686v2, whole genome shotgun sequence. Protein-coding genes within it:
- the LOC111782273 gene encoding putative U-box domain-containing protein 50 yields the protein MTGKADKVYVAIGNDLHDGFKTLGWTLGKWKSQPISIVILHIAYTNSQEYVYTPFGKLPASSVSEDKVKVLRKYEQEKIDKLLSKYVDFCGKVKAEILKVEKSDEPIHRFLVDLISELGITNLVIGFTFMKSSSWKSKNAISGSFYIYRNKANSCELFVIWGGKQVFLRDERIMEDDKGVRISKISSKHSFKDWLGKMFMEDPIYSTERMLSLSSSSPSSSNSLSSRNYWDNNIHELENYYEELLSLNLQEEKDCEQDQEDVLETSSSTQFNILDHPDSDMNTEESIEHLRTKIEEARKTIQLMKDEAKGSAERQAKAEWAINLCSQRTEELEAQIKEEVTIREELQKELDPAKECILEIVRDIEESKNRLSSLLELQAELSRKLQISTAGKSRIEAQLEKTAKTKEGMVREIEELRRQRDILNRRIEFCKEKDAIGMAERSSEVTCSTRVYTAEEIRLATEGFSEQMRLSSRVYRGRINHNSIAIQMIDSGNCLSEEDFQSKVELLSHIRHPHLIAMMGFCSELKCIVFDYMHNGSLSDRLLPTNKRSRKIRRPLMWHDRIRIASEVCSGLSFLHQAQPQPISHGNLTLSKILLDQNLVAKVTGFGLAELDEAGGIALDIQAFGALLLHLVTGRNWTGLIEKALTMGKVGIVQILDDEAGQWPLDLVDGLVDLALRCVTPNGLNSELNLATAMEEIDEIKAKADDLVGNEGANATNEDVDDVPRIFICPILQEVMKNPHVAADGFSYELEAIEKWIIAGHDTSPMTNLRLQHPYLTPNHTLRSLIQDWQNETSNLYTLDLATDS
- the LOC111782276 gene encoding nicotinamidase 1, which translates into the protein MVSEVVELLKENLPVTQEPFVLSGDVNTGLVLVDVVNGFCTVGAGNLAPKHHDEQISQMVEESARFAKVFCEKKWPIFAFLDSHRPDIPEPPYPPHCIAGTDEAKLVPALQWLENETNVTLKCKDCIDGFVGCLEKDGSNVFIDWVKNNQIKVILVLGICTDICVLDFVCSTLSARNRGFLPPLKDVIIYSGGCATFDLPVSVAKNLGDAIAHPQALMHHIGLYLARGRGAKVVSEVSIKAP